One Methanomassiliicoccales archaeon genomic window carries:
- a CDS encoding tRNA 4-thiouridine(8) synthase ThiI → MKLIALLSGGIDSPVAAYLMAMRGAEVCLLHMDNRPYSSDLSVQKVHQLAQRLRQVTGQDLELYSAPHGENQAINMQKCQSSYQCVLCKRLMLRTAQALGRRVGAEAIVMGDSLGQVASQTLNNIRAEQHGLEFPVLRPLIGLDKLEIEHLAKMIGTYEISIQSDGNKDCTAVPGRVITNASVPDIMVEEAKVDLDAMALRSAELAVRI, encoded by the coding sequence ATGAAACTCATAGCCTTGTTATCAGGCGGGATCGACTCCCCAGTTGCTGCTTATCTAATGGCCATGAGGGGGGCCGAGGTGTGCTTGTTGCACATGGACAATCGTCCCTACAGCAGCGACCTATCGGTGCAAAAGGTCCATCAGCTGGCCCAAAGGCTGCGGCAGGTCACCGGGCAGGACCTGGAATTGTACTCGGCGCCTCACGGCGAGAACCAGGCGATCAACATGCAGAAATGCCAGAGCTCCTATCAATGCGTGCTTTGCAAGCGCCTGATGCTCAGGACGGCCCAGGCGTTGGGCCGGAGGGTGGGCGCGGAAGCGATCGTGATGGGAGATTCGCTTGGTCAAGTAGCTTCCCAGACGTTGAACAACATCAGGGCGGAGCAGCATGGTCTTGAGTTCCCGGTGCTGCGTCCCCTGATCGGTCTGGATAAGTTGGAGATCGAACACCTGGCTAAAATGATCGGTACATATGAGATATCAATACAGAGCGACGGCAACAAGGATTGTACCGCCGTACCCGGTCGGGTCATTACCAACGCTTCGGTGCCCGATATAATGGTCGAGGAGGCCAAGGTCGACCTGGATGCCATGGCCCTCCGCTCGGCAGAATTGGCGGTCAGAATTTAG
- a CDS encoding nucleic acid-binding protein, with protein MKVVLDTSALFGLEQVPSDWEAFITDGVLAELEKYKDRRADHLLPMLKVSQATSRTISIVKQAAKGTGDTARLSPVDIEVLALALELEAKIITDDYSIQNLATVLKVEYLPMNMKGITKVIRWNYLCTGCGKVFKEQHADCPICGSSLRTTRRR; from the coding sequence GTGAAGGTGGTTCTCGACACGTCGGCCCTTTTCGGCTTGGAGCAGGTTCCTTCGGATTGGGAGGCATTCATCACCGATGGGGTACTGGCCGAACTGGAGAAGTACAAGGACCGTCGGGCAGATCACCTTCTTCCTATGCTCAAGGTCTCTCAGGCCACCTCTCGGACCATCAGCATAGTGAAGCAGGCGGCCAAGGGCACCGGGGATACCGCCCGATTATCACCAGTGGATATAGAGGTACTGGCGCTGGCACTCGAGCTGGAGGCCAAGATAATTACTGACGATTATTCCATCCAAAATCTGGCCACGGTGCTAAAGGTCGAATATCTTCCCATGAACATGAAGGGGATAACAAAGGTGATCCGCTGGAACTATCTCTGCACCGGCTGTGGTAAGGTGTTCAAGGAGCAGCACGCTGACTGCCCCATATGTGGTTCTTCGTTGAGGACCACAAGACGAAGATGA
- the proC gene encoding pyrroline-5-carboxylate reductase encodes MELPLAGENLKIGFVGAGNMAEAMMKGIISAGMTQAEDITASEIMPGRRDYITKTVGVRTVSDNIEVIRSSDVVILAVKPQHMGPVLEELKPYLTGAHLLISIAAGVRISFIETHLNLGVRVVRVMPNQPCLVGASASGFALGRSAKKEDKETVQSILNSVGLAFCLDERLLDAVTGLSGSGPAYIYMVIEAMADGGVLAGLPRDVALQLAAQTVLGAGKTYLETRKHPGELKDLVTSPGGTTIEGLRVLEEAAVRGAFIDAVEAGAKRSEELGGKS; translated from the coding sequence GTGGAACTGCCATTGGCGGGTGAGAATTTGAAGATCGGATTCGTTGGCGCGGGTAACATGGCCGAGGCCATGATGAAGGGGATCATCTCAGCAGGTATGACCCAAGCGGAGGACATCACGGCGAGCGAGATAATGCCGGGGCGGAGAGATTATATCACTAAGACGGTTGGCGTCCGAACGGTCTCGGACAACATCGAGGTCATTCGTTCCTCGGACGTAGTTATCCTTGCAGTGAAACCACAGCATATGGGACCGGTACTGGAAGAGCTAAAACCGTACTTGACCGGAGCACATCTCCTAATATCAATAGCTGCCGGGGTCAGGATCTCGTTCATTGAAACCCATCTCAACTTGGGCGTTCGCGTGGTTCGTGTGATGCCTAACCAACCCTGCCTAGTGGGTGCCTCAGCCTCCGGCTTCGCTTTGGGACGTTCAGCGAAGAAGGAGGACAAGGAGACGGTCCAGAGCATACTGAACTCAGTAGGATTAGCTTTCTGCCTGGATGAGCGCCTCCTGGATGCGGTGACCGGCCTAAGTGGCAGTGGTCCAGCTTACATCTACATGGTCATAGAGGCCATGGCCGATGGAGGCGTGCTCGCAGGCTTGCCCAGGGATGTGGCCCTGCAGTTGGCCGCCCAGACGGTACTGGGCGCGGGCAAGACATATCTGGAGACGCGGAAGCACCCCGGAGAGCTCAAGGACCTGGTAACCTCCCCCGGAGGCACGACCATTGAAGGGTTGAGGGTCCTGGAAGAGGCAGCGGTGCGCGGTGCCTTCATCGACGCGGTGGAGGCCGGAGCCAAGAGGAGCGAGGAACTAGGTGGAAAGAGCTGA
- a CDS encoding type 1 glutamine amidotransferase domain-containing protein produces the protein MMREGSKRIAILLEDGYEELELWYPYYRLIEAGFQPVLVSPEVRSYKGKHGYEASATVSAAEADTHTFQGLIVPGGHAPDHLRRYPAVVELVRGIFDQGKMLASICHGGSLLISANVVKGRKVTSFFSIEVDLINAGARYLDREVVVDDNLITSRRPDDLPAFMREVLVFLKAHRSELD, from the coding sequence ATGATGAGAGAGGGATCTAAAAGGATAGCTATACTTTTAGAGGATGGATACGAGGAGCTCGAGCTTTGGTATCCTTACTACCGATTGATCGAGGCGGGGTTCCAACCAGTGCTTGTAAGCCCCGAGGTTCGATCGTACAAAGGAAAACATGGTTACGAGGCCTCGGCCACGGTCTCAGCCGCGGAGGCCGATACCCATACGTTCCAAGGATTGATCGTTCCGGGAGGTCATGCCCCGGACCACCTAAGGCGTTATCCAGCTGTCGTAGAACTGGTCAGGGGCATCTTCGACCAGGGTAAGATGTTGGCTTCGATTTGCCACGGTGGTTCGTTGCTTATCTCGGCCAACGTGGTCAAGGGACGTAAGGTGACCTCGTTCTTTTCCATAGAGGTGGATCTTATCAATGCCGGTGCAAGGTACTTGGACAGAGAGGTGGTAGTTGACGATAACCTGATCACCTCTCGCCGCCCGGACGATCTTCCAGCGTTCATGAGGGAGGTGCTGGTCTTCCTGAAAGCCCATCGCTCCGAATTGGATTGA
- a CDS encoding NADH-quinone oxidoreductase subunit A — translation MLVDDYFPVAIFALVALLVPFIAIFMGKLFRPTKHAELRDTTYECGERPIGVAQIQFHVQFYIYAIMFVAFDIVTVILLIWAMSFSDLSETAKIFAVTFLIILLAGVFYTLKKERILWI, via the coding sequence ATGCTCGTAGACGACTATTTCCCGGTAGCAATATTTGCGCTGGTTGCGTTGTTGGTTCCCTTCATCGCCATTTTCATGGGGAAACTTTTTCGACCCACCAAGCACGCTGAGCTGAGAGATACCACCTACGAGTGCGGTGAAAGGCCCATCGGAGTGGCCCAGATTCAATTTCATGTTCAATTCTATATTTACGCCATTATGTTCGTGGCCTTTGACATCGTTACCGTCATTCTCCTGATTTGGGCCATGTCCTTTTCCGACCTCTCCGAAACCGCGAAGATCTTCGCGGTCACGTTCCTGATCATCTTGCTCGCAGGCGTTTTCTATACACTGAAGAAGGAGAGGATA